Proteins encoded within one genomic window of Gadus macrocephalus chromosome 16, ASM3116895v1:
- the zbtb44 gene encoding zinc finger and BTB domain-containing protein 44 isoform X2: MGVKTFTHSSPSHSQEMLDKLNALRSEGHLCDVTIRVQDKLFLAHKVVLACCSDFFRTKLVGRSEEEDKFVLDLHHVTVSGFTPLLEYAYTSTLSISTENIIDVLAAASYMQMFAVASTCSEFMKSSILWSSGNNGNNNFGADKLQESAPESASSNCVLTPLDGSLSPVSSDCSLMERNVPVCREPRRKRKTYGVAMASPESLLKCPTQLVATSPQIPHPSPSFSDSAAQPVESSLAFPWTFPFGMDRRFHSDKSKLPESPRGLDHATAASVSSVEAQVVGRRLSDFLTCESSKAGSSLMAVEEEDVRVKVERLSDEEAQEGSSQPVSASLSDQQTVPGSEQVQEELLISPQSSSIGSMDEGVSEALPSMQSTSNSRGEDDERLDGIQYPYHLYISPSARSGANGPERPFQCPTCGVRFTRIQNLKQHMLIHSGIKPFQCDRCGKKFTRAYSLKMHRLKHEVISSCPTT; this comes from the exons ATGGGGGTCAAAACCTTCACCCATAGTTCACCCTCCCACAGCCAGGAGATGCTGGATAAGCTCAACGCACTCCGCAGCGAGGGCCACCTCTGTGACGTCACCATCCGTGTCCAGGACAAGCTGTTCCTGGCCCACAAGGTGGTCCTGGCCTGCTGCAGCGACTTCTTCCGCACCAAGCTGGTCGGCCGCTCAGAAGAGGAAGACAAGTTTGTGCTGGACCTCCACCACGTCACGGTCAGTGGCTTCACCCCCCTCCTGGAGTACGcctacacctccaccctctccatcaGCACAGAGAACATCATCGACGTCCTGGCAGCCGCCAGCTACATGCAGATGTTTGCCGTGGCAagcacctgttcagagttcatgAAATCCAGCATACTGTGGAGCTCCGGAAACAACGGCAACAACAATTTCGGGGCAGACAAGCTGCAGGAGTCTGCGCCAGAGAGCGCGTCGTCGAACTGTGTCCTGACGCCCCTGGACGGCAGCCTGTCACCCGTGTCGTCTGACTGCAGCTTGATGGAGCGCAACGTGCCCGTGTGCCGGGAGCCGCGGCGCAAGCGTAAGACCTACGGCGTCGCCATGGCCTCGCCCGAGAGCCTCCTCAAATGCCCCACGCAGCTAGTTGCCACCTCCCCTCAGATCCCCCACCCCTCGCCGTCCTTCTCGGACAGCGCGGCCCAGCCCGTGGAGTCGTCTCTGGCCTTCCCCTGGACCTTCCCCTTCGGCATGGATCGCAGGTTCCACTCTGACAAGTCCAAGCTCCCAGAGAGCCCCCGAGGCCTGGACCACGCCACGGCGGCGAGCGTGTCCTCGGTGGAGGCGCAGGTGGTCGGCCGGCGGCTGAGCGACTTCCTGACGTGCGAGAGCTCAAAGGCGGGGTCGTCGCTGATggcggtggaagaggaggacgtgAGGGTGAAGGTGGAGAGGCTGAGTGATGAGGAGGCCCAGGAGGGTTCCTCTCAGCCCGTCAGCGCGTCGCTGAGCGACCAGCAGACGGTGCCTGGGAGCGAGCAGGTCCAAGAGGAACTGCTCATCAGCCCACAGTCTTCCTCTATAG GGTCGATGGATGAGGGTGTCTCTGAAGCCTTGCCGTCAATGCAGAGCACGTCGAACTCTAGAGGCGAAGATGATGAAAG GCTGGATGGGATCCAGTACCCCTACCACCTCTACATCAGCCCCTCGGCCCGCTCGGGGGCCAATGGCCCAGAGAGGCCCTTCCAGTGCCCCACGTGCGGAGTGCGCTTCACGCGCATTCAGAACCTGAAGCAGCACATGCTCATACACTCGG GCATTAAGCCCTTCCAGTGTGACCGCTGTGGGAAAAAGTTCACGCGGGCCTACTCCCTAAAGATGCACCGGCTGAAGCACGAAG TGATTTCCTCGTGCCCGACTACCTGA
- the zbtb44 gene encoding zinc finger and BTB domain-containing protein 44 isoform X1: MGVKTFTHSSPSHSQEMLDKLNALRSEGHLCDVTIRVQDKLFLAHKVVLACCSDFFRTKLVGRSEEEDKFVLDLHHVTVSGFTPLLEYAYTSTLSISTENIIDVLAAASYMQMFAVASTCSEFMKSSILWSSGNNGNNNFGADKLQESAPESASSNCVLTPLDGSLSPVSSDCSLMERNVPVCREPRRKRKTYGVAMASPESLLKCPTQLVATSPQIPHPSPSFSDSAAQPVESSLAFPWTFPFGMDRRFHSDKSKLPESPRGLDHATAASVSSVEAQVVGRRLSDFLTCESSKAGSSLMAVEEEDVRVKVERLSDEEAQEGSSQPVSASLSDQQTVPGSEQVQEELLISPQSSSIGSMDEGVSEALPSMQSTSNSRGEDDERLDGIQYPYHLYISPSARSGANGPERPFQCPTCGVRFTRIQNLKQHMLIHSGIKPFQCDRCGKKFTRAYSLKMHRLKHEGKRCFRCQICSATFTSFGEYKHHMRVSRHIIRKPRIYECKTCGAMFTNSGNLIVHLRSLNHEASELANYFQSSDFLVPDYLSKVQEEEEAAAAVALGVQYQLEDPSPHLHHLNPIYPSDSTSPTTPSGTAATSSCSSSIQPPVISQVSSSTQPCDGSPPGFLSHEPPQEPPGPPSPSIQTDVDGGMVALVNGPAAGQGADGGGGVSMEELQQHAQAQELASMSVD; this comes from the exons ATGGGGGTCAAAACCTTCACCCATAGTTCACCCTCCCACAGCCAGGAGATGCTGGATAAGCTCAACGCACTCCGCAGCGAGGGCCACCTCTGTGACGTCACCATCCGTGTCCAGGACAAGCTGTTCCTGGCCCACAAGGTGGTCCTGGCCTGCTGCAGCGACTTCTTCCGCACCAAGCTGGTCGGCCGCTCAGAAGAGGAAGACAAGTTTGTGCTGGACCTCCACCACGTCACGGTCAGTGGCTTCACCCCCCTCCTGGAGTACGcctacacctccaccctctccatcaGCACAGAGAACATCATCGACGTCCTGGCAGCCGCCAGCTACATGCAGATGTTTGCCGTGGCAagcacctgttcagagttcatgAAATCCAGCATACTGTGGAGCTCCGGAAACAACGGCAACAACAATTTCGGGGCAGACAAGCTGCAGGAGTCTGCGCCAGAGAGCGCGTCGTCGAACTGTGTCCTGACGCCCCTGGACGGCAGCCTGTCACCCGTGTCGTCTGACTGCAGCTTGATGGAGCGCAACGTGCCCGTGTGCCGGGAGCCGCGGCGCAAGCGTAAGACCTACGGCGTCGCCATGGCCTCGCCCGAGAGCCTCCTCAAATGCCCCACGCAGCTAGTTGCCACCTCCCCTCAGATCCCCCACCCCTCGCCGTCCTTCTCGGACAGCGCGGCCCAGCCCGTGGAGTCGTCTCTGGCCTTCCCCTGGACCTTCCCCTTCGGCATGGATCGCAGGTTCCACTCTGACAAGTCCAAGCTCCCAGAGAGCCCCCGAGGCCTGGACCACGCCACGGCGGCGAGCGTGTCCTCGGTGGAGGCGCAGGTGGTCGGCCGGCGGCTGAGCGACTTCCTGACGTGCGAGAGCTCAAAGGCGGGGTCGTCGCTGATggcggtggaagaggaggacgtgAGGGTGAAGGTGGAGAGGCTGAGTGATGAGGAGGCCCAGGAGGGTTCCTCTCAGCCCGTCAGCGCGTCGCTGAGCGACCAGCAGACGGTGCCTGGGAGCGAGCAGGTCCAAGAGGAACTGCTCATCAGCCCACAGTCTTCCTCTATAG GGTCGATGGATGAGGGTGTCTCTGAAGCCTTGCCGTCAATGCAGAGCACGTCGAACTCTAGAGGCGAAGATGATGAAAG GCTGGATGGGATCCAGTACCCCTACCACCTCTACATCAGCCCCTCGGCCCGCTCGGGGGCCAATGGCCCAGAGAGGCCCTTCCAGTGCCCCACGTGCGGAGTGCGCTTCACGCGCATTCAGAACCTGAAGCAGCACATGCTCATACACTCGG GCATTAAGCCCTTCCAGTGTGACCGCTGTGGGAAAAAGTTCACGCGGGCCTACTCCCTAAAGATGCACCGGCTGAAGCACGAAGGTAAACGCTGTTTCCGGTGCCAGATTTGTAGCGCCACATTCACGTCCTTCGGCGAATATAAGCACCACATGAGGGTCTCCCGACACATAATCCGCAAGCCGCGGATTTACGAGTGCAAAACGTGCGGCGCCATGTTCACCAACTCTGGCAATTTAATTGTGCACCTCCGGAGTCTGAACCATGAGGCGTCCGAACTAGCAAACTACTTCCAGAGCAG TGATTTCCTCGTGCCCGACTACCTGAGCAaagtgcaggaggaggaggaggcggctgcAGCGGTGGCACTGGGGGTCCAGTACCAGCTTGaggacccctccccccaccttcaccacctTAATCCAATCTATCCCAGCGACAGCACTTCTCCCACTACGCCCTCCGGCACCGcggccacctcctcctgctcctcctccatccagccgCCGGTCATCTCCCAGGTGTCGTCCTCCACCCAGCCCTGTGACGGTTCCCCGCCGGGCTTCCTGTCTCACGAGCCGCCCCAGGAGCCGCcggggcccccctccccctccatccagaCGGATGTCGACGGTGGGATGGTGGCCCTTGTGAATGGCCCCGCGGCGGGGCAGGGGGCTGACGGAGGAGGGGGTGTCTCCAtggaggagctgcagcagcacGCCCAGGCCCAGGAGCTGGCCTCCATGAGCGTAGATTGA
- the LOC132475100 gene encoding A disintegrin and metalloproteinase with thrombospondin motifs 8-like, which yields MWLTLRCIFLYLCVINVVLSMVYESEDIVPVRINGRGRGRFWKRSEEQPIFTLNAFGEDFTLNLTPDTSFIAPSFTIQRVTAKHVEVLQSAPGAQRPDVLHDSIHQLRGCFYSGNVDYNQDSVVAVSLCNGIFGSFINEGKEYVIEPKQFGLGFGAIEQLHVIKRRIHNNTVHSGPLSPGHHSEESPTEWDKDLFTRGLHGAQRKPRQKRFVSAPRFIETLVVADASMTQFYGDEIKHYILTLVSMAAQLYQHPSIKNSVHMVVVKMLVVEDEEVGPAVSSNGGLTLLNFCSWQQRFNPPSHRHPEHYDTALLFTREDICGYQSCETVGVADVGTMCDPKRSCFVVEDDGLQAAFTVAHELGHVLSMPHDDSKTCERLFGALGGQHLMAPVILNLSRTAPWSPCSALYVTEFFDNGHGDCLLDAPETAMPLPRGLPGRTFSLDRQCQQIFGEEFLRCPNTSDSEPCSQLWCHEEGGHHCTTKNGSLPWADGTACPNGTCLHGMCRATQEVLQPRVVVDGGWGLWGSWRECSRTCGGGVEFSYRECQDPVPQNGGRYCEGQRVQYRSCNPQPCEDSDGKSFREQQCEKYNSPHYLDFNGHMKEWIPKYAGVSPRDRCKLFCITRDSSEFKVFQAKVIDGTTCGPDTTSVCVQGQCVKAGCDQLIGSNKKFDKCGVCREAATHELTCMKITGSYSKARYGYSDIVTIPVGATNIDIKQRSHRGVRHDGHYLAIKRAKGSYVLNGNFSVSTLEQDIPVQGATLKYSGSSTTLERIQGFRQLREALTIQLLVLGGHSIPPKVKYTFFIPRDTTFSSRAAEERPGAALSPHMLRPLGQPQWVLGEWSQCSKSCGSGWSRRNVDCLDGAGFHSGQCDRDLKPVDIRPCGDAPCPMWQMGPWSACSRTCGAGARRRSVFCTEYTGNIVEVAKCDPKKMPEPVSGECLDRDCA from the exons ATGTGGTTGACACTTCGTTGCATATTTCTGTACCTGTGCGTAATCAACGTCGTGCTTTCCATGGTCTATGAATCGGAGGATATTGTACCGGTCAGGATAAATGGAAGAGGCAGAGGGCGCTTCTGGAAAAGGAGCGAGGAACAGCCGATATTCACTCTCAATGCCTTTGGCGAAGACTTCACGTTAAATCTGACGCCAGACACCAGCTTTATCGCGCCTTCGTTCACAATCCAGCGCGTCACAGCCAAACATGTCGAGGTTTTACAAAGCGCTCCGGGTGCCCAACGACCAGATGTACTCCATGACTCGATACACCAACTCAGAGGCTGTTTCTACTCGGGGAACGTGGACTACAATCAGGACTCAGTCGTTGCTGTCAGCTTGTGTAACGGAATCTTCGGGTCATTCATTAACGAGGGAAAGGAATATGTGATTGAGCCAAAGCAGTTCGGCCTAGGATTCGGGGCTATCGAACAGCTGCATGTCATCAAAAGAAGAATTCACAACAATACAGTTCACAGTGGCCCGCTGTCACCTGGTCATCACAGTGAGGAAAGTCCAACGGAGTGGGACAAGGACCTTTTTACGCGCGGACTGCATGGCGCACAGAGGAAACCTCGCCAGAAACGTTTTGTGTCCGCGCCACGATTTATTGAAACCTTAGTGGTTGCAGACGCATCCATGACCCAGTTCTATGGAGATGAAATCAAG CACTACATCCTGACCCTGGTTTCCATGGCAGCGCAGCTGTATCAGCATCCCAGCATTAAGAACTCTGTGCACATGGTGGTGGTGAAAATGCTGGTTGTGGAGGATGAAGAGGTGGGCCCCGCTGTCTCCAGCAATGGAGGCCTTACCCTGCTCAACTTCTGCTCCTGGCAGCAGCGGTTCAACCCGCCTAGCCACAGGCACCCGGAGCACTACGACACGGCACTGCTCTTCACCCGAGAG GACATCTGTGGATACCAGAGCTGTGAGACGGTGGGCGTGGCAGACGTAGGCACCATGTGTGATCCCAAGAGAAGCTGCTTCGTCGTCGAGGACGATGGCTTGCAAGCAGCGTTCACCGTTGCCCACGAACTGG GCCATGTGTTGAGTATGCCCCATGATGACTCCAAGACCTGTGAGAGGCTGTTTGGGGCCCTGGGGGGCCAGCACCTCATGGCCCCAGTGATCCTGAACCTCAGCAGGACCGCCCCCTGGTCGCCCTGCAGTGCCCTCTACGTCACAGAGTTCTTCGACAACGGACACG GAGACTGCCTGCTGGACGCCCCGGAGACGGCCATGCCGCTGCCCCGGGGGCTGCCCGGCCGCACCTTCAGCCTGGACCGCCAGTGCCAACAGATCTTCGGAGAGGAGTTCCTCCGCTGCCCCAACACGTCGGACAGCGAGCCCTGCTCCCAGCTCTGGTGCCACGAGGAGGGCGGCCaccactgcaccaccaagaACGGCAGCTTGCCCTGGGCCGACGGCACCGCTTGCCCCAACGGAACATGTCTTCATGGGATGTGCCGGGCCACCCAGGAGGTCCTGCAGCCACGG GTGGTGGTAGACGGGGGCTGGGGCCTGTGGGGGTCGTGGCGGGAGTGTTCCAGGACCTGCGGGGGCGGAGTGGAGTTCTCCTATAGAGAATGCCAGGACCCTGTACCCCAGAACGGGGGGCGGTACTGCGAGGGCCAAAGGGTGCAGTACCGCTCCTGTAACCCACAGCCCTGTGAGGACAGTGATG GAAAGAGTTTCCGAGAACAGCAGTGTGAGAAGTACAACAGCCCACACTACCTGGATTTCAACGGTCACATGAAAGAGTGGATCCCCAAGTATGCGGGCGTGTCCCCTAGGGACCGCTGCAAGCTCTTCTGCATCACGCGGGACAGCAGCGAGTTCAAGGTGTTCCAAGCTAAG GTAATTGACGGCACCACCTGTGGGCCTGACACCACCTCGGTGTGTGTCCAAGGCCAGTGTGTGAAGGCTGGTTGTGACCAGTTGATTGGATCCAACAAGAAGTTTGATAAGTGTGGAGTGTGCAGAGAAGCCGCCACACACGAGCTCACCTGCATGAAGATCACAGGTTCCTACAGCAAAGCCAG ATATGGATACAGCGACATTGTGACTATTCCAGTCGGTGCGACCAACATCGACATCAAACAACGCAGCCACCGTGGGGTCAGACACGACGGCCACTACCTGGCCATCAAGAGAGCAAAAGGCAGCTACGTCCTCAACGGTAACTTCTCCGTGTCCACGCTGGAGCAGGATATCCCCGTTCAGGGCGCTACTCTCAAGTACAgcggctcctccaccaccctggaGCGGATCCAGGGCTTCAGGCAGCTCAGGGAGGCCCTCACCATCCAGCTCCTGGTCCTGGGGGGCCACTCCATCCCTCCCAAGGTCAAGTACACCTTTTTCATCCCCAGGGACACCACCTTCAGCAGTAGGGCAGCCGAGGAGCGGCCGGGCGCCGCCCTCTCCCCGCACATGCTCCGCCCGCTGGGCCAGCCACAGTGGGTTCTGGGAGAGTGGTCCCAGTGCTCCAAGAGCTGTGGCTCGGGATGGTCCAGGAGGAACGTGGACTGCCTGGACGGCGCCGGGTTCCACTCCGGGCAGTGTGACCGGGACCTGAAGCCCGTCGACATCCGTCCCTGTGGGGACGCGCCCTGCCCCATGTGGCAGATGGGACCTTGGTCCGCATGCTCACGAACTTGTGGTGCAGGGGCGCGGCGGCGCAGCGTCTTCTGCACCGAGTACACCGGGAACATCGTGGAGGTGGCTAAGTGCGACCCCAAAAAGATGCCTGAGCCAGTGTCCGGGGAATGTCTCGACCGAGACTGTGCATGA